Proteins from a genomic interval of Papaver somniferum cultivar HN1 chromosome 4, ASM357369v1, whole genome shotgun sequence:
- the LOC113272401 gene encoding non-specific lipid-transfer protein B-like, whose translation MAHMMVEPTQAAFTCTDVDKCLVQCMPYLVGTATVPASACCDGVKQIKAMATTTEDKRQACGCVKDAANKYQNIKEDAASGLPTKCGVPLSYPISKNIDCSTIN comes from the exons ATGGCTCATATGATGGTTGAACCAACCCAAGCAGCCTTTACCTGTACTGATGTTGACAAGTGCCTTGTGCAATGCATGCCATACTTGGTCGGTACTGCAACTGTGCCTGCTTCAGCATGTTGTGATGGAGTTAAGCAAATCAAAGCGATGGCAACTACCACCGAAGACAAACGCCAAGCGTGCGGCTGTGTTAAAGATGCGGCAAATAAGTACCAGAACATAAAAGAAGATGCAGCCAGTGGACTCCCTACCAAGTGTGGTGTTCCTCTATCTTACCCTATCTCCAAGAACATTGATTGCAGCAC GATTAACTAA